A genomic window from Fibrobacterota bacterium includes:
- a CDS encoding DUF4272 domain-containing protein, producing MILNALTYIYAEVPTHQVLDWISRNDLVDKLASSEKTLLSKANDELTIQDSIDCYWGIESLWALMWVGSLIKELDFAKSVLDPTVSCPDLQKSEDAKNFKLAMKIRSENEILEMLELHHRLHCHAEECRTTGTDGKGIERNAIIERRKALEWVCDTSMDWDSVEFNT from the coding sequence TTGATACTGAATGCCCTCACATACATCTATGCTGAGGTACCTACCCATCAAGTATTGGACTGGATAAGCCGCAACGATCTTGTGGATAAACTTGCAAGCAGCGAAAAGACGCTCCTCTCAAAAGCCAATGACGAATTAACTATTCAGGATAGCATCGACTGCTATTGGGGTATCGAGTCCTTGTGGGCGCTTATGTGGGTCGGCTCGCTGATCAAAGAGCTTGATTTTGCCAAAAGCGTTCTAGATCCAACCGTGTCATGTCCTGATCTACAAAAAAGCGAAGACGCCAAAAACTTCAAACTCGCAATGAAGATTAGAAGCGAAAATGAAATACTGGAAATGCTTGAATTGCATCATAGGCTTCATTGTCATGCAGAAGAATGCAGGACAACCGGAACAGATGGCAAGGGGATCGAAAGAAACGCGATTATAGAAAGAAGAAAAGCATTGGAATGGGTTTGTGACACTTCGATGGATTGGGATAGCGTAGAATTCAATACATGA
- a CDS encoding IS110 family transposase: protein MDRTVEVIGSTIWIGRENALRMAISIGDFHRFSNSRKLVSWCGASPTIAQSGSSVHSKGTISRMGGSREKMFNENDIKIASQMFHQGSMPSEILRHFSINNPDEPVPNLMKLIRDAFDLPYEETQCIGGWWHDGSGELSDSQINEFIMKSVSLRDLNT, encoded by the coding sequence ATGGATCGGACCGTGGAAGTCATCGGTTCCACCATCTGGATCGGACGGGAGAATGCGTTGCGTATGGCGATCTCCATCGGCGACTTCCACCGGTTTTCCAACAGCCGGAAACTCGTCTCATGGTGCGGGGCCTCACCAACGATCGCACAATCCGGATCAAGCGTGCATTCCAAGGGAACGATCAGCCGCATGGGCGGCAGCAGGGAAAAAATGTTTAATGAAAATGACATAAAAATTGCATCTCAAATGTTTCATCAAGGCTCAATGCCTTCTGAAATTCTACGACATTTCAGTATCAATAACCCAGATGAACCGGTTCCAAATTTGATGAAATTGATTCGAGATGCATTTGATTTGCCATATGAAGAGACTCAATGTATTGGTGGTTGGTGGCATGACGGCTCAGGAGAACTATCTGACAGCCAGATTAACGAGTTCATTATGAAAAGTGTTTCGCTGAGAGATCTAAACACGTGA
- a CDS encoding DUF3320 domain-containing protein, which yields MTDLMASVDPEAFYAPSYEPFLVSMIAKILQAEAPIRDETLIRKVARAHGFQRSGNRIVEKVTSIVLQEHAATSEEIGSFFWKNKADIALPVPFRKPTENASRSIPEIAIQELASLARATLAQGKQGEAAVAAMSRVIGSAKLNSTHRERLEQALQMAESGLAPSLESMAVHGTSFKTRYNGGWNHAAIRYEQPNIGQRTNSCL from the coding sequence TTGACCGACTTGATGGCTTCGGTGGATCCGGAAGCATTCTATGCGCCAAGCTATGAGCCATTTCTTGTCAGCATGATCGCCAAGATCCTTCAGGCGGAAGCTCCGATTCGCGACGAGACTCTGATCCGCAAGGTCGCCAGAGCCCACGGGTTCCAGCGCTCCGGCAACCGGATCGTGGAAAAGGTCACCTCGATCGTGCTGCAGGAACATGCAGCTACTTCAGAAGAGATCGGGAGCTTCTTTTGGAAAAACAAAGCCGACATCGCTCTTCCCGTCCCTTTCCGGAAACCCACAGAAAACGCGAGCCGATCGATCCCAGAAATTGCCATCCAGGAGCTCGCCTCGTTGGCCCGGGCAACTCTGGCCCAAGGGAAACAAGGTGAGGCCGCGGTGGCCGCGATGTCCCGAGTCATCGGCTCGGCAAAGCTCAACAGCACCCACCGCGAACGCCTGGAACAAGCCCTGCAAATGGCGGAGTCGGGGTTGGCTCCTTCGCTAGAAAGTATGGCAGTGCATGGCACCAGTTTCAAAACGCGGTACAATGGTGGTTGGAATCACGCGGCCATTCGCTATGAACAACCCAATATTGGTCAGAGGACGAATTCTTGCCTGTGA
- a CDS encoding chitobiase/beta-hexosaminidase C-terminal domain-containing protein: protein MKRSLVIFSSLVLATTMILLSSCDSGSNSTVTDTNPPKDTGALDTIAMVFVPVFSPSGGNFSAAQTVTISSATSGATIYYTVDGSTPSITATKYTTPVTVSASMTLKALALKSDMVTSSVGTANFTIQTPDTAIAPILSPSGGAYSEPQSVTISSATEGASIYYTTDGKAPSTSSTKYTSPVTVSSAQTLNAIAVKTGMAASPVGSAMFTYFGTMKYAGVVYKTVTIGTQTWMAENLRYKIDSSWWYKGSADSGAKYGLLYTWQGAMNLHDSCESKLCGRQVREKNQGICPSGWHIPSFVDWRILEANFKNLDEVSTELKSTANWLEGKNGTDFVGFSAQPGGERTSSNSYFFVNSAANFWSSSENSPASASYFTLLTGPSLSATMVSSKENGYSIRCIKD from the coding sequence ATGAAACGCTCTTTGGTCATCTTCTCAAGCTTGGTCCTGGCCACCACGATGATTCTCCTTTCCTCCTGCGACAGCGGGAGTAACTCGACTGTCACCGACACGAATCCGCCCAAGGATACGGGGGCGTTGGACACAATAGCCATGGTCTTCGTGCCTGTGTTTAGCCCATCTGGAGGCAACTTTTCTGCTGCCCAGACGGTGACGATCAGCTCCGCCACAAGTGGCGCGACGATCTACTACACAGTGGACGGCAGCACTCCATCGATCACAGCAACGAAATACACCACCCCGGTGACGGTGAGCGCAAGCATGACGCTGAAAGCACTCGCATTGAAATCGGATATGGTGACGAGCTCTGTTGGTACGGCGAATTTTACGATCCAAACTCCTGATACCGCCATCGCGCCGATTTTAAGTCCTTCTGGAGGGGCGTACTCCGAACCCCAGTCGGTGACGATCAGCTCTGCAACCGAAGGAGCTTCCATCTACTACACGACGGATGGTAAGGCCCCGTCGACCTCCTCGACCAAGTACACATCTCCGGTTACCGTGAGCTCGGCACAGACGTTGAACGCCATCGCCGTGAAGACCGGTATGGCGGCAAGCCCTGTCGGGTCTGCGATGTTCACCTACTTCGGCACCATGAAATACGCAGGTGTGGTCTATAAAACCGTAACGATCGGAACGCAGACGTGGATGGCAGAGAACTTGAGATACAAGATCGACAGTTCCTGGTGGTACAAAGGGAGCGCAGACAGCGGTGCAAAGTACGGCCTTCTGTACACTTGGCAAGGGGCGATGAATCTTCATGATTCTTGTGAATCGAAACTCTGTGGAAGACAGGTCAGAGAGAAGAATCAGGGAATTTGCCCGAGCGGTTGGCACATTCCAAGCTTCGTTGATTGGCGCATACTCGAGGCCAACTTCAAGAACTTGGACGAAGTCAGCACAGAGCTCAAATCAACTGCGAATTGGCTGGAGGGGAAAAACGGAACAGATTTCGTTGGGTTCTCTGCTCAGCCTGGCGGGGAACGCACAAGCTCCAACTCCTACTTTTTTGTGAATAGTGCTGCGAATTTTTGGAGCTCTTCGGAGAACAGCCCTGCAAGTGCCTCGTATTTCACTTTGTTGACCGGACCTTCATTGTCGGCAACTATGGTGTCCAGCAAGGAAAACGGCTATAGCATCCGATGCATCAAGGACTGA
- a CDS encoding IS630 family transposase: MLGAQDQRPEKGDGKFLSDERESEVRKLITDSTPDQMKMPFALWNRQAVQELIYSRYGISLVITAVGKYLKKWGFTVQVPTIKKPGQRPPEVKAWLEKEYPEIQAQAMQEDAGIWWGDETAVQNSPNQLRGYSPRGKTPSVTGPRKRVHIHMVSAVSNQGAIRFKLYSEAINVERFKDFLMKMIADAKGRKIILILDNLRVHHAKDLQPWLLENKHLIELRFLPAYSPEMNPDEYLNRDMKSRLSNKPMTSSAEVLESRVLGYMDYLEKEKELVQSFFSYSQVKYAA; encoded by the coding sequence ATGCTTGGTGCCCAAGATCAAAGGCCGGAAAAAGGGGATGGCAAATTCCTTTCGGATGAGCGTGAATCTGAGGTTCGTAAGCTAATTACTGATAGCACCCCAGACCAGATGAAAATGCCGTTTGCACTTTGGAACCGTCAAGCCGTTCAAGAATTGATCTACTCTCGATATGGAATTTCTCTAGTCATCACAGCTGTTGGCAAATATCTGAAAAAGTGGGGCTTCACCGTTCAAGTCCCCACCATCAAGAAACCAGGCCAGCGGCCACCCGAAGTCAAGGCATGGCTTGAGAAGGAATACCCGGAGATCCAAGCCCAAGCCATGCAGGAGGACGCGGGGATTTGGTGGGGGGACGAGACTGCTGTCCAGAACTCTCCGAACCAACTTCGCGGCTACTCACCTCGTGGCAAGACTCCTTCTGTTACAGGTCCGCGCAAGCGCGTCCATATTCACATGGTATCGGCGGTTAGCAACCAAGGCGCGATACGTTTCAAATTGTATTCCGAGGCAATTAACGTCGAGCGATTCAAGGATTTCTTGATGAAAATGATAGCGGACGCCAAGGGGCGCAAAATTATTCTTATCCTCGATAACCTGCGCGTTCATCATGCAAAAGATCTGCAGCCTTGGCTCCTAGAGAATAAGCATCTCATTGAATTGAGATTTCTTCCGGCTTATTCGCCTGAAATGAACCCAGATGAGTATTTGAACCGGGATATGAAATCTAGGCTTTCGAACAAGCCGATGACATCAAGCGCAGAGGTCCTAGAGAGCAGGGTATTAGGCTACATGGATTACCTGGAAAAGGAAAAAGAATTGGTCCAATCATTTTTCTCTTACAGCCAAGTCAAGTATGCTGCATGA
- a CDS encoding DUF3320 domain-containing protein → MTPQAPRIDASLAEKVNLANFQNSIPCLRELRLTNETEQEWGGLELSIQTEPAFLKTRSWRIDGLRAHGVCTIEDLDLKLDGPLFASLAEAEKATAVFSLRTVGEEGQELARLEKVVELLPRNQWGGLSQLPDLLASFVQPNESAVDRILKSAAQTLRQNGKNGAIDGYQGGASRVWEIASAIWTAVAGLELDYALPPASFETEGQKIRTPGQILESRLGTCLDLSLLFTAVLEQAGLNPLIVCTKGHAFVGVWLKEEDFSTTTVDDITALRKRLKLKELLVFETTLTTGRPVPNFSYAVERGEGRLAPDKDDEFELAVDVKRARRHRIKPLSNHDITIAPVPTESVQSGGHRFEDAPDLPEFEIQSATDAANLAPKDRLSRWQRKLLDLSLRNSLLNFRAGKMALKLDAPDPGALEDLLADAQPIKILPRPALLTGSDARDKTLFEGRERIELLKEHALGALKRNEVYIDLEKEELESRLLEMYRNARTNLQEGGANTLYLALGFLVWTKGGTDTVKHRAPLILIPVTLDRKSVRSGFSMSIHEDEPRFNPTLLEMLRQDFKLGLPVAEGELPKDDSGLDIAGIWKSIGANIKDIKGWEVSEDVFLSTFSFSKYLMWKDLTERTEQLCQNPVVKHLLETPREHFPSGISFPSPTALDREFSPKDVFCPLPADSSQLTAIMAAVKGKDFVLIGPPGTGKSQTITNIIAQCLAEGKRVLFVAEKIAALEVVYRRLRDVKLAEFCLEIHSNKAKKLEIISHLHKSWESKGVLDPLAWAMEADRLAKLRGELNLYVERLHLERSNGLSIHQAIGKCVAGIDLPRIEFSWPNADTHSKSDLERMRELVHRLEVNALALGLGQQAGAHPLQAVGQGNWSLRFQTDFAEALEAARAAVANAQAGFNRLLDSMGLSLIPSIRKHREVFLAFAQLAAKAEGKNWRYLLRADRKALLGSLGSGADLLRRHRAIQEALPAGWSAESIRMALEGLALLERRKLLVQGLRPWHPESQAIVERGVQLMEQTSTTVKALSVAYGGGAEQLNPYQMLANWKTASTQIWPLSWIGKRQIRKMLESAVEGAGVPDPSRDLPGLVAIRDLAKEITKLDPGPSAADVWQGVKTREEAVKCALAFQGALRAALADQPWEDSGFGAIERGLCGEAMALQLSQLRELREIDTRIKALEPLRTLTTGAWAGKQTVVDSLRIVLDFEQDRLRIAERGSLQREHVQVSQGLHGAAFANEFQALSQRSVIETEISALAFLEHSTSGMWKGLDTAWQDLENGCAIGAAVERILECLAAESDRVAFTTFLGRLVEVSPISLSGLKSVLSENESFVEVMKPLQSIERLAVVGMFSSVHSTQVQDASLPGIEKFILGMIENLSGLRSWCAWKSCWNDAKEIGLGALPTEIMTARVRLDDLKKVFEANYSRWWLHSVVDTEEVIRKFVSAEHERRIKDFCELDARFTQLTSSLVRARLCANIPSAEDAGRNSEWGILRREINKKKRHMPLREMMKAIPNVMAKLSPCLLMSPLSIAQYLTADAENFDVVVFDEASQIPVWDAIGAMARGRQVVMVGDPKQLPPTNFFDRAEADYDDEDVEADMESILDECMGANLPTLNINWHYRSRSESLIAFSNHRYYGGDLVTFPSPVNPDKAVSFHLVQGVYEKGGARTNKPEAKALVADLVALLKSKAFRNSGKTIGVVTFNSEQQRLIENLLDDERRRDPSIEPYFDDVELEPVFVKNIESVQGDERDIMYFSITYGPDLTGAVSMNFGPMNRNGGERRLNVAITRARHELKIFSTLKPEQMDLTRTQAIGVRDLKHFLEYAQRGSQAIAESSTPTGRDFDSPFEASVAQALGLKGWTIHTQVGISSFRIDLAVVHPDAPGIYLAGVECDGATYHSSATARDRDKLREQVLRGLGWEILRIWSTDWWIDRNGTLEAMHNRLNNLLAQSRDKRNAAALEAHASESAQEDAKPEERPSEGDGYLHEADLTDLMPSVDPEAFYAPSYEPFLVSMIAKILQAEAPIRDETLIRKVARAHGFQRSGNRIVEKVTSIVLQEHAATTEQIGSFFWKNKSDIALHVPFRKPTENASRSIPEIAIQELTSLARATLAQGKQGEAAVAAMSRVIGSPKLNSTHRERLEQALQMAESGLAQTL, encoded by the coding sequence ATGACTCCGCAAGCCCCTAGGATTGATGCTTCATTGGCTGAGAAGGTCAATCTCGCGAATTTTCAAAATTCGATTCCTTGCTTGCGGGAACTGCGATTGACCAACGAAACGGAGCAGGAGTGGGGTGGGTTGGAGTTATCCATCCAGACAGAACCTGCGTTCCTCAAGACGAGGAGTTGGCGGATCGATGGACTCCGCGCTCATGGCGTCTGCACGATCGAGGATCTGGATCTGAAGTTGGATGGCCCCCTGTTTGCCAGTCTTGCGGAAGCGGAGAAGGCCACTGCGGTGTTTTCCTTGCGGACGGTTGGGGAAGAAGGACAAGAGCTGGCCCGGTTGGAGAAGGTGGTGGAACTTCTGCCACGCAACCAGTGGGGCGGTCTTTCGCAGCTTCCCGATCTGTTGGCCTCGTTTGTGCAGCCCAACGAATCCGCCGTTGATCGGATCCTGAAAAGCGCGGCGCAGACCCTACGGCAAAACGGAAAGAATGGCGCGATCGATGGATACCAGGGGGGCGCCTCTCGGGTTTGGGAGATCGCATCGGCCATCTGGACGGCTGTGGCGGGGTTGGAGCTCGATTATGCACTCCCGCCCGCCAGCTTCGAAACCGAAGGCCAGAAGATCCGCACCCCTGGACAAATTCTGGAATCGCGTCTGGGAACATGCTTGGATCTGTCGCTGCTGTTCACCGCGGTGCTTGAGCAGGCTGGACTCAACCCGCTGATTGTTTGCACCAAGGGGCATGCGTTTGTTGGTGTATGGCTCAAGGAGGAGGATTTCTCCACCACCACGGTCGACGACATCACAGCGCTGCGCAAGCGCTTGAAGCTCAAAGAGCTGCTTGTGTTTGAGACCACTCTGACCACAGGGCGGCCGGTTCCGAATTTTTCCTATGCGGTGGAGCGCGGAGAAGGCCGCTTGGCCCCGGATAAGGACGACGAATTCGAACTGGCGGTGGACGTGAAACGGGCACGACGCCACCGGATCAAGCCCCTCTCCAACCACGACATCACGATCGCTCCAGTCCCGACAGAATCCGTCCAAAGTGGTGGGCACCGATTCGAGGACGCGCCAGACCTTCCCGAATTCGAAATCCAATCCGCCACCGATGCGGCCAATCTGGCTCCGAAAGACCGACTGAGCCGATGGCAGCGGAAATTGCTGGATCTATCGTTGCGCAATTCGCTCCTGAACTTCCGCGCGGGGAAGATGGCGCTCAAGCTCGATGCGCCGGATCCCGGAGCCTTGGAAGACCTGCTTGCCGACGCACAACCGATCAAGATCCTCCCCCGCCCTGCCTTGCTGACCGGCAGCGATGCGCGCGACAAGACCCTCTTCGAGGGGCGCGAGCGCATTGAGCTGCTCAAGGAGCACGCGCTTGGGGCCCTGAAGCGAAACGAAGTCTATATCGATCTGGAAAAGGAAGAACTGGAATCCCGGCTTCTGGAGATGTACCGCAACGCGCGGACCAATCTCCAGGAGGGTGGAGCGAATACCCTTTACCTGGCCTTAGGGTTTCTTGTCTGGACAAAGGGTGGAACGGACACGGTCAAGCATCGAGCTCCCCTGATCCTCATTCCCGTGACCCTCGATCGCAAGAGTGTGCGTTCGGGCTTTTCCATGTCGATCCACGAGGACGAGCCCAGGTTCAATCCGACGCTACTGGAGATGCTTCGTCAGGATTTCAAGCTCGGACTGCCCGTAGCTGAAGGAGAGCTGCCCAAGGACGACTCCGGACTGGACATCGCAGGGATCTGGAAGTCGATCGGCGCCAACATCAAGGACATCAAAGGGTGGGAAGTGTCGGAAGACGTTTTCCTTTCCACCTTCTCCTTTTCCAAATACCTGATGTGGAAGGATCTTACCGAACGAACGGAGCAGCTCTGCCAGAATCCGGTCGTCAAGCATCTCCTCGAGACACCAAGGGAACACTTTCCATCCGGGATCTCGTTTCCCAGCCCTACGGCGCTGGATCGGGAATTCTCCCCCAAAGACGTGTTCTGCCCACTTCCCGCGGATTCCTCCCAACTGACCGCCATCATGGCTGCCGTCAAGGGGAAGGATTTTGTTCTGATCGGTCCACCGGGAACCGGGAAAAGCCAGACCATCACGAACATCATCGCCCAGTGCCTGGCCGAAGGGAAACGAGTCCTGTTCGTGGCGGAAAAGATCGCCGCCTTGGAGGTGGTCTACCGACGACTGCGGGATGTCAAGCTTGCCGAATTCTGTCTGGAAATCCATTCCAACAAGGCGAAAAAACTCGAGATCATCTCCCACCTCCACAAATCCTGGGAATCGAAAGGGGTGCTTGATCCCCTGGCTTGGGCCATGGAAGCGGATCGCCTGGCCAAGCTTCGCGGCGAATTGAACCTGTATGTGGAGCGCCTGCACTTGGAACGCTCCAACGGCCTGTCCATCCATCAGGCCATCGGGAAGTGTGTCGCCGGAATCGACCTCCCCCGGATCGAGTTTTCCTGGCCCAACGCAGACACCCACTCCAAGTCCGATCTGGAACGAATGCGAGAGCTGGTTCACCGGCTGGAGGTCAATGCATTGGCACTCGGGTTGGGCCAACAGGCAGGGGCCCATCCGCTGCAAGCGGTCGGTCAGGGCAATTGGTCGCTTCGCTTCCAAACCGACTTTGCGGAGGCTCTCGAGGCCGCTCGCGCCGCTGTGGCCAATGCCCAAGCCGGGTTCAACCGACTGTTGGATTCCATGGGGCTATCCCTAATCCCCTCGATCCGCAAACACCGCGAAGTCTTCCTGGCGTTTGCCCAGCTGGCCGCCAAAGCCGAAGGCAAAAATTGGCGTTACCTGCTGCGAGCAGACAGAAAGGCGTTGCTGGGATCATTGGGTTCTGGTGCGGACTTGCTGCGACGTCACCGTGCCATCCAGGAGGCGCTTCCAGCGGGTTGGTCGGCGGAATCCATCCGGATGGCCCTTGAAGGCCTCGCGCTTCTTGAACGGCGGAAACTGTTGGTGCAGGGCTTGCGCCCGTGGCACCCCGAATCCCAGGCCATTGTCGAGAGAGGTGTCCAGTTGATGGAGCAAACCTCCACGACCGTGAAGGCTCTCTCGGTGGCGTATGGTGGTGGCGCCGAGCAGTTGAATCCCTACCAGATGCTGGCGAACTGGAAAACGGCATCCACACAGATTTGGCCCCTTTCCTGGATCGGGAAGCGGCAAATCCGCAAGATGCTGGAATCGGCGGTGGAGGGCGCGGGAGTTCCCGACCCATCGCGGGATCTTCCCGGTCTGGTGGCCATTCGCGATCTGGCCAAGGAAATCACCAAGCTCGACCCTGGACCCTCGGCCGCCGATGTCTGGCAAGGCGTCAAGACTCGCGAGGAAGCGGTCAAGTGTGCGTTGGCGTTCCAAGGTGCATTGCGCGCCGCTTTGGCGGATCAGCCTTGGGAGGATTCCGGGTTTGGAGCCATCGAGCGCGGTCTGTGCGGAGAGGCGATGGCTCTTCAACTCTCGCAATTGCGGGAGTTGCGCGAGATAGACACCCGGATCAAGGCGCTGGAACCTCTGCGCACCCTCACAACTGGCGCGTGGGCGGGCAAGCAAACGGTCGTGGATTCGCTTCGCATTGTACTGGATTTCGAGCAGGATCGCCTTCGCATTGCGGAGCGTGGGTCCTTGCAGCGCGAGCATGTCCAGGTGTCGCAGGGTCTTCATGGCGCTGCATTCGCAAACGAATTCCAGGCGCTGAGCCAGAGGTCTGTCATCGAGACCGAAATTTCCGCGCTCGCCTTTCTGGAGCATTCCACCTCCGGCATGTGGAAAGGACTGGATACCGCCTGGCAAGACCTGGAAAACGGATGTGCGATCGGCGCTGCAGTCGAGCGGATTCTTGAGTGCTTGGCGGCAGAATCGGATCGCGTTGCCTTTACCACATTCCTCGGGCGGTTGGTCGAGGTCTCCCCCATTTCCTTGTCTGGCTTGAAATCTGTCCTGTCAGAAAATGAATCCTTCGTGGAGGTCATGAAACCCCTGCAGTCCATCGAGCGTTTGGCGGTCGTGGGGATGTTCAGCTCCGTGCACAGCACGCAGGTCCAGGATGCGAGCTTGCCCGGAATCGAAAAATTCATCCTTGGGATGATCGAGAATTTGAGCGGCCTGCGCTCCTGGTGCGCCTGGAAGAGTTGCTGGAATGATGCGAAGGAGATCGGCCTTGGGGCCTTGCCGACGGAAATCATGACCGCGAGAGTCCGTTTGGACGATCTGAAAAAAGTGTTCGAGGCGAACTACTCCCGCTGGTGGCTCCATTCTGTTGTAGACACCGAGGAAGTCATCAGGAAGTTTGTGTCTGCCGAACACGAACGTCGCATCAAGGATTTTTGCGAGCTCGACGCACGCTTCACCCAATTGACCAGCAGTTTGGTCAGGGCCCGGCTTTGCGCCAACATCCCATCGGCGGAAGACGCTGGCAGGAATTCGGAATGGGGAATCCTGCGGCGCGAGATCAACAAGAAGAAACGCCACATGCCCTTGCGGGAAATGATGAAGGCGATTCCCAATGTGATGGCGAAACTCAGTCCTTGCTTGTTGATGAGCCCTCTTTCGATCGCCCAATATTTGACAGCGGATGCCGAGAACTTCGATGTCGTCGTCTTCGACGAAGCCTCGCAGATCCCCGTCTGGGATGCCATCGGAGCCATGGCGCGAGGCCGTCAAGTCGTGATGGTGGGAGATCCCAAGCAATTGCCTCCGACCAATTTCTTCGATCGTGCGGAAGCCGACTACGACGACGAAGACGTCGAAGCGGACATGGAGAGCATTCTCGATGAATGCATGGGGGCGAATCTTCCCACCCTGAACATCAATTGGCACTACCGCAGCCGCAGCGAAAGCCTGATCGCCTTTTCCAACCATCGCTACTACGGTGGCGATCTGGTCACCTTTCCTTCTCCGGTGAACCCTGACAAGGCGGTCTCGTTTCATTTGGTGCAAGGTGTCTATGAAAAGGGTGGCGCACGCACGAACAAGCCGGAGGCGAAGGCTCTGGTGGCAGACCTGGTTGCCCTGCTGAAATCGAAGGCCTTCCGCAATAGCGGGAAAACCATCGGCGTGGTCACCTTCAATTCCGAGCAGCAGCGACTGATCGAGAACCTGCTGGACGACGAGCGTCGCCGCGACCCGTCCATCGAGCCCTACTTCGACGACGTCGAGCTTGAGCCAGTGTTCGTGAAGAACATCGAGAGCGTGCAAGGCGACGAGCGCGACATCATGTACTTCTCGATCACCTACGGCCCGGATCTGACGGGTGCCGTCTCGATGAACTTTGGGCCGATGAATCGCAATGGCGGCGAGCGACGTCTCAATGTGGCCATCACGCGTGCTCGGCACGAGCTGAAGATTTTTTCCACGCTCAAGCCGGAACAAATGGACCTCACGCGCACCCAGGCGATCGGTGTACGCGACCTCAAGCATTTCCTCGAATACGCCCAGCGAGGAAGCCAGGCCATCGCGGAAAGCTCCACCCCCACAGGCCGTGATTTCGACAGCCCCTTCGAGGCGTCGGTCGCACAGGCATTGGGCCTGAAGGGCTGGACGATCCATACCCAAGTCGGCATCTCCAGTTTCCGCATCGATCTTGCCGTGGTCCATCCCGATGCCCCAGGGATCTATCTGGCCGGCGTCGAATGCGACGGAGCCACCTATCACAGCTCGGCCACCGCCCGCGACCGGGACAAGCTCCGCGAGCAGGTGCTTCGAGGTCTTGGGTGGGAGATCTTGAGGATCTGGTCGACCGATTGGTGGATCGATCGCAACGGCACCCTGGAAGCCATGCACAACCGGCTAAACAACCTCCTGGCGCAAAGCCGCGACAAGCGAAATGCGGCGGCCCTGGAGGCTCATGCCTCGGAATCCGCGCAGGAAGATGCCAAGCCAGAGGAGAGGCCGTCGGAAGGCGATGGCTACCTGCACGAGGCGGACTTGACCGACTTGATGCCTTCGGTGGATCCGGAAGCATTCTATGCGCCAAGCTACGAGCCATTTCTTGTCAGCATGATCGCCAAGATCCTTCAGGCGGAGGCACCGATTCGCGACGAGACTCTGATCCGCAAGGTCGCCAGAGCCCACGGGTTCCAGCGCTCCGGCAACCGGATCGTGGAAAAGGTCACCTCGATCGTGCTGCAGGAACATGCCGCGACAACCGAACAGATCGGGAGCTTCTTCTGGAAAAACAAATCCGACATCGCTCTTCACGTCCCTTTCCGGAAGCCCACGGAAAACGCGAGCCGATCGATCCCAGAAATTGCCATCCAAGAGCTCACCTCGTTGGCCCGGGCAACTCTGGCCCAAGGGAAACAAGGTGAGGCCGCGGTTGCCGCGATGTCCCGAGTCATCGGCTCGCCAAAGCTCAACAGCACCCACCGCGAACGCCTGGAGCAGGCGCTGCAAATGGCGGAGTCGGGGTTGGCTCAGACGCTATAA